A portion of the Rhodococcus pseudokoreensis genome contains these proteins:
- a CDS encoding mycofactocin-coupled SDR family oxidoreductase, whose protein sequence is MTSPQRFENKVVFVTGAARGQGRAEAVRFASEGADVIAIDACTEFASTPYPGATRDDLAETVRLVESTGRRIVAATADVRDFDGLSRALADGIDRLGRLDVVIANAGICSGALSWEITAEQWQETVDVNLTGTFHTAKAAIPYLIEQGEGGAVVFTSSVSGLKGTPFTGHYVATKHGITGLAKTMANELGEHRIRVNTVHPAGVDTGMKMRDLHPLIAKYASTLGSIYQNTLPYTITQPEDVAAVVAWVCSDEAKYITGAQIPVDLGNLIR, encoded by the coding sequence GTGACGTCACCGCAGCGTTTCGAGAACAAGGTCGTCTTCGTCACCGGCGCCGCCCGCGGGCAGGGCCGCGCCGAGGCCGTCCGGTTCGCGTCCGAGGGCGCCGACGTCATCGCGATCGACGCCTGCACCGAATTCGCGTCCACGCCCTATCCCGGCGCCACCCGGGACGACCTGGCCGAGACGGTCCGGCTCGTCGAGTCGACGGGCAGGCGGATCGTCGCGGCCACCGCCGACGTGCGCGACTTCGACGGCCTCTCGCGGGCCCTCGCCGACGGCATCGACCGCCTGGGCCGCCTCGACGTCGTGATCGCGAACGCGGGCATCTGCTCGGGGGCGTTGTCGTGGGAGATCACCGCCGAGCAGTGGCAGGAGACGGTCGACGTCAACCTCACGGGAACATTCCACACCGCGAAGGCGGCGATTCCGTACCTGATCGAACAGGGCGAGGGCGGCGCCGTCGTCTTCACCAGTTCGGTGTCCGGGTTGAAGGGCACCCCGTTCACCGGGCACTACGTCGCTACCAAGCACGGCATCACCGGGCTGGCCAAGACGATGGCGAACGAACTCGGTGAGCACCGCATCCGCGTCAACACCGTGCACCCGGCGGGGGTCGACACCGGCATGAAGATGCGCGACCTGCACCCGCTGATCGCGAAGTACGCGTCGACTCTCGGCTCGATCTACCAGAACACGCTGCCGTACACCATCACCCAGCCGGAGGACGTCGCCGCCGTCGTCGCCTGGGTGTGTTCCGACGAAGCGAAGTACATCACCGGGGCGCAGATCCCCGTCGATCTCGGCAACCTCATTCGCTGA